The proteins below come from a single Phycisphaeraceae bacterium genomic window:
- a CDS encoding RHS repeat-associated core domain-containing protein — protein sequence WISGPRDEDGPDNEVGYAGYRFNCEEQIYCVRFRHYSPRLGRWLERDPAGYVDGGSLYEYVRSSPVRYNDPFGLECCDSVLDRICNAQEAVRNNCGPFIADVDDLLMQISLGLLAAGVGTEGGRYLGDKIGKAAADKSARVRPDLREGMSSIEKSIADGDLNAKGKSLQKGAKAAKAAGNAIGAVGVLLDTAIGVDAVIEGDNEGATSAFSSAALGILAFTNPVAAAAAVGGAAGLYWIDRNVLGPARNADEQSRRRTCALNLQGLLNLLGEHPECAEKLGTCP from the coding sequence TTGGATCAGCGGGCCGCGCGACGAAGACGGGCCGGACAACGAAGTCGGCTACGCGGGGTATCGGTTCAACTGCGAGGAGCAGATCTACTGCGTGCGCTTCAGACACTACAGCCCACGGCTGGGGCGGTGGCTGGAGAGAGATCCGGCGGGGTATGTGGATGGGGGGAGCCTGTATGAGTATGTACGGTCAAGCCCGGTTCGTTACAACGACCCGTTCGGTCTAGAGTGTTGTGACTCTGTTCTCGACCGTATTTGTAATGCACAGGAGGCGGTACGCAACAATTGCGGTCCATTTATTGCTGATGTTGATGACCTCCTTATGCAGATATCACTCGGCCTACTGGCGGCTGGAGTTGGCACTGAAGGAGGACGATACTTGGGCGACAAAATTGGGAAAGCGGCGGCAGATAAGTCTGCAAGAGTTAGGCCTGATTTGAGGGAAGGAATGTCGTCCATCGAAAAATCTATTGCAGATGGTGATTTGAATGCAAAGGGAAAGTCACTTCAGAAAGGTGCAAAGGCAGCCAAGGCAGCTGGCAATGCTATTGGGGCTGTTGGAGTTCTCCTTGATACCGCGATCGGTGTTGATGCAGTGATCGAAGGTGACAATGAAGGAGCCACATCCGCCTTTTCATCTGCCGCGTTGGGCATCTTGGCATTTACGAACCCTGTTGCTGCCGCAGCTGCTGTGGGTGGTGCTGCGGGACTTTACTGGATTGACCGAAATGTACTAGGTCCTGCAAGGAATGCAGATGAACAGTCAAGACGTAGAACGTGCGCTTTAAATTTACAGGGGCTCCTGAATCTCCTCGGAGAGCATCCGGAATGCGCTGAAAAACTTGGAACCTGCCCATGA
- a CDS encoding helix-turn-helix domain-containing protein — protein MPDQLPAILVKPKYIEDALSMCSRTVWALTRCGAIPSYRVGRSIRYSPDEVQAWVRAGCPTEPGSGAKVRAGLHRKESK, from the coding sequence ATGCCTGATCAACTCCCCGCAATTCTGGTCAAGCCCAAGTACATAGAAGACGCACTGAGCATGTGCTCACGCACTGTGTGGGCGCTGACTCGCTGCGGCGCGATCCCTTCTTATCGAGTTGGGCGCAGCATCAGGTACTCGCCCGATGAGGTCCAAGCGTGGGTCCGCGCTGGGTGTCCGACTGAGCCCGGCTCGGGAGCCAAGGTGCGGGCGGGCCTCCATCGGAAGGAGTCCAAATGA